One Helianthus annuus cultivar XRQ/B chromosome 12, HanXRQr2.0-SUNRISE, whole genome shotgun sequence genomic region harbors:
- the LOC110869085 gene encoding glutamine--tRNA ligase-like isoform X2, which produces MSKGKLNRLVIENYVDGWDDPRLMTLAGLRRRGVTSTAINAFVRGIGITTSDSSMIRLERLEYHVREELNKTASLAMVVLHPLKVVITNLEPSSIIDLDAKKWPDAPVDDASSYYKLHCHRRCC; this is translated from the exons ATGTCAAAAGGTAAa TTGAACCGACTAGTGATCGAGAACTATGTGGATGGATGGGATGATCCACGTTTGATGACACTAGCGGGTTTGAGGCGTAGGGGTGTCACTTCTACAGCAATAAATGCTTTTGTTAGAGGAATTGGGATTACCACAAG TGATAGTAGTATGATACGTTTGGAGCGCCTTGAATATCATGTACGGGAAGAACTTAATAAAACAGCTTCTCTTGCGATGGTTGTGCTACATCCACTAAAG GTAGTTATTACCAATCTTGAACCAAGTTCAATAATAGATCTTGATGCAAAGAAATGGCCAGATGCCCCTGTTGATGATGCATCTTCATACTACAAG CTTCACTGTCATAGGAGGTGTTGCTAA
- the LOC110869085 gene encoding glutamine--tRNA ligase-like isoform X1 codes for MSKGKLNRLVIENYVDGWDDPRLMTLAGLRRRGVTSTAINAFVRGIGITTSDSSMIRLERLEYHVREELNKTASLAMVVLHPLKVVITNLEPSSIIDLDAKKWPDAPVDDASSYYKVDFSLSLYVLVL; via the exons ATGTCAAAAGGTAAa TTGAACCGACTAGTGATCGAGAACTATGTGGATGGATGGGATGATCCACGTTTGATGACACTAGCGGGTTTGAGGCGTAGGGGTGTCACTTCTACAGCAATAAATGCTTTTGTTAGAGGAATTGGGATTACCACAAG TGATAGTAGTATGATACGTTTGGAGCGCCTTGAATATCATGTACGGGAAGAACTTAATAAAACAGCTTCTCTTGCGATGGTTGTGCTACATCCACTAAAG GTAGTTATTACCAATCTTGAACCAAGTTCAATAATAGATCTTGATGCAAAGAAATGGCCAGATGCCCCTGTTGATGATGCATCTTCATACTACAAGGTAGACTTCTCACTCTCTCTCTATGTATTGGTATTATGA
- the LOC110869085 gene encoding glutamine--tRNA ligase-like isoform X3: MSKGKLNRLVIENYVDGWDDPRLMTLAGLRRRGVTSTAINAFVRGIGITTSDSSMIRLERLEYHVREELNKTASLAMVVLHPLKVVITNLEPSSIIDLDAKKWPDAPVDDASSYYKEVLLMTIV; the protein is encoded by the exons ATGTCAAAAGGTAAa TTGAACCGACTAGTGATCGAGAACTATGTGGATGGATGGGATGATCCACGTTTGATGACACTAGCGGGTTTGAGGCGTAGGGGTGTCACTTCTACAGCAATAAATGCTTTTGTTAGAGGAATTGGGATTACCACAAG TGATAGTAGTATGATACGTTTGGAGCGCCTTGAATATCATGTACGGGAAGAACTTAATAAAACAGCTTCTCTTGCGATGGTTGTGCTACATCCACTAAAG GTAGTTATTACCAATCTTGAACCAAGTTCAATAATAGATCTTGATGCAAAGAAATGGCCAGATGCCCCTGTTGATGATGCATCTTCATACTACAAG GAGGTGTTGCTAATGACAATCGTGTAG
- the LOC110869085 gene encoding glutamine--tRNA ligase-like isoform X4, which yields MSKGKLNRLVIENYVDGWDDPRLMTLAGLRRRGVTSTAINAFVRGIGITTSDSSMIRLERLEYHVREELNKTASLAMVVLHPLKVVITNLEPSSIIDLDAKKWPDAPVDDASSYYKVG from the exons ATGTCAAAAGGTAAa TTGAACCGACTAGTGATCGAGAACTATGTGGATGGATGGGATGATCCACGTTTGATGACACTAGCGGGTTTGAGGCGTAGGGGTGTCACTTCTACAGCAATAAATGCTTTTGTTAGAGGAATTGGGATTACCACAAG TGATAGTAGTATGATACGTTTGGAGCGCCTTGAATATCATGTACGGGAAGAACTTAATAAAACAGCTTCTCTTGCGATGGTTGTGCTACATCCACTAAAG GTAGTTATTACCAATCTTGAACCAAGTTCAATAATAGATCTTGATGCAAAGAAATGGCCAGATGCCCCTGTTGATGATGCATCTTCATACTACAAG GTTGGGTAA